The genome window GCGCATCGGCTGGAAAATGAGCAATGGAAACAGCGTCTACCTCGGTCAGAACGATTTTTCCCTGCATACCCTGAAGGCCTGCGCTGATTCCGTCATGTCCCTTCCTAACGGATTTTACGAAGGGCTTACCATCAGCATTGATCTGAGAACACTTACAGACAACCCGCCTGAACTTCTCTTAGGAACGGGGATTTCAGGTGAACTTTTGTACGATAAATTCTGCAAAAACGGCTCCATCATCTCTCTTGCCGGTAATGAGCAGACCGAAAAAATTTTTTCCGGATTCTACGATCAACCACAGCAGCTCCGGCTTGCCTATCAGAAAATAAAGGTGCTGGAACTCCTGCTGTATCTTGACACTTTAAAGCTGGATGCTAAGAATCGTTTGACGGAATATCATTCTGAGCAGATAGAAATAATCCGTGAAATCCATGAACAGCTTACAGAGCATATGGAGCAAAGATTCACAATTGAAGCACTTTCAAAACAATATCTGATGAACCCAACCACGTTGAAAACCTTGTTTAA of Roseburia hominis contains these proteins:
- a CDS encoding helix-turn-helix transcriptional regulator produces the protein MINELADIRNSFTKSRGFEHIKAVELFPGIELSCFTLAAESLSVHHAALDHILEINYCRFGRIGWKMSNGNSVYLGQNDFSLHTLKACADSVMSLPNGFYEGLTISIDLRTLTDNPPELLLGTGISGELLYDKFCKNGSIISLAGNEQTEKIFSGFYDQPQQLRLAYQKIKVLELLLYLDTLKLDAKNRLTEYHSEQIEIIREIHEQLTEHMEQRFTIEALSKQYLMNPTTLKTLFKSVYGTSIAAHIKEHRMEQAAKLLRETSFSIAEIARRVGYDSQSRFTAAFKEYSGKLPKDYRNK